Proteins from one Brevibacillus humidisoli genomic window:
- the panB gene encoding 3-methyl-2-oxobutanoate hydroxymethyltransferase, producing the protein MTKKPVTTADLRKQKQEGQPIAMITAYDYPSAKLADEAGVDVILVGDSLGMVVLGYESTIPVTMEDMLHHTKAVTRAAKHALVVADLPFLSYHGSVEEGVKNAGRLLQEGLAKAVKMEGGAEITPVVKRCVQAGIPVMGHIGLTPQSVYQLGGYKVQGKDVEAAGRLLRDAQELEEAGAFALVLECVPTEVAAKIRESVAIPVIGIGAGAGCDGQVLVFHDILSYASQIKPKFVKRYADVGSQIQEAVSTYVYEVKTGQFPSDEHGFTASEETVSYLYGKGVTS; encoded by the coding sequence ATGACAAAAAAACCAGTGACGACGGCCGACTTGCGCAAGCAAAAGCAGGAAGGGCAGCCAATTGCCATGATTACCGCGTACGATTACCCATCGGCGAAGCTTGCTGACGAGGCGGGTGTTGATGTTATTTTGGTAGGTGATTCGCTTGGGATGGTCGTGCTCGGCTATGAATCAACGATACCTGTGACGATGGAGGACATGCTTCATCATACCAAAGCCGTCACCCGTGCCGCGAAACATGCCTTGGTGGTAGCTGATCTGCCGTTTCTCAGCTATCACGGTTCAGTTGAAGAAGGTGTGAAGAACGCAGGCCGTCTGCTGCAGGAAGGTCTGGCCAAGGCAGTTAAGATGGAAGGCGGCGCAGAGATCACTCCCGTCGTGAAACGATGTGTACAGGCAGGTATCCCGGTGATGGGCCATATCGGTCTGACTCCCCAATCTGTCTATCAACTGGGCGGCTACAAAGTACAGGGAAAAGACGTGGAGGCGGCAGGTCGCTTGCTCAGAGATGCGCAAGAGCTGGAGGAAGCGGGCGCCTTCGCCCTGGTGCTGGAGTGCGTTCCGACAGAAGTAGCAGCCAAAATCAGGGAGAGTGTCGCGATACCTGTTATTGGCATCGGGGCCGGAGCTGGTTGTGACGGACAGGTGCTGGTTTTTCACGACATCCTGTCCTACGCTTCACAGATCAAGCCGAAGTTCGTCAAACGCTATGCTGATGTCGGTTCCCAGATCCAAGAAGCCGTATCTACCTACGTCTATGAGGTGAAAACCGGACAATTCCCGTCTGATGAACATGGATTTACGGCCTCCGAGGAGACGGTCAGCTATCTGTACGGAAAAGGAGTTACATCATGA
- the bshB1 gene encoding bacillithiol biosynthesis deacetylase BshB1, whose product MSSLDILAFGAHPDDVEIGAAGVLLRARKEGKQVGIADLTYAELSSNGTVERRQEEAAAASRLLGLALRTNFGLPDRGLESSRQLAHDLIVDLIRQTRPKVVLAPYWQDRHPDHESVSRLVREAVFSAGVHKYRGQQELPAYRPEHVYYYFINTTTAPSFIVDISDIYIEKTEVLRCYKSQFEREDGSVSTPLNNGYLEQVEARERLFGQQAGVSYAEGFVSMVPLALRSLI is encoded by the coding sequence TTGAGTTCCCTCGATATCCTCGCGTTCGGTGCTCACCCCGACGATGTGGAGATCGGTGCAGCCGGTGTGTTGCTGCGTGCCAGGAAAGAGGGGAAGCAGGTGGGAATTGCCGACCTGACTTATGCTGAACTGTCGTCTAATGGCACCGTGGAACGTCGGCAGGAAGAGGCGGCAGCAGCTTCCCGTCTGTTGGGGCTTGCCCTGCGGACCAACTTTGGTTTGCCCGATCGCGGTTTGGAGTCATCTCGCCAGCTGGCCCACGACCTGATCGTGGATCTGATCCGGCAAACGAGACCAAAAGTCGTACTCGCTCCTTATTGGCAGGACCGCCATCCCGATCACGAGTCCGTTTCGCGCCTGGTGCGGGAGGCGGTCTTCTCCGCTGGTGTGCACAAATACAGGGGTCAGCAGGAATTGCCGGCCTATCGTCCGGAGCATGTATACTATTACTTTATCAATACGACGACAGCTCCCAGCTTTATCGTCGATATCAGCGACATATACATAGAAAAAACAGAAGTGCTTCGCTGTTACAAAAGTCAGTTTGAACGCGAAGACGGCAGTGTCAGCACCCCGCTGAACAACGGTTACCTGGAACAGGTGGAAGCACGTGAACGGCTGTTTGGACAGCAGGCGGGGGTTTCCTATGCTGAAGGATTTGTCAGTATGGTTCCACTAGCCCTGCGTTCACTGATATGA
- a CDS encoding biotin--[acetyl-CoA-carboxylase] ligase, whose product MNIKLQILKAFREHPEEFISGERLSELCNCSRTAVWKHIEELRQEGYQFEAVRRSGYRLLSAPDRIAPEEITVGLETDVIGQTVYTYDTVVSTQLLAHEAAGQGAGEGTLVIAEQQTGGKGRLGRPWHSPKHAGIWMSLIVKPDISLPRAPQITLLTAVAMARTIKMEAGLEADIKWPNDILIHGKKVCGILTELNAESDRINYLIIGIGVNVNTLVEEYPPELRTIATSLRIEAGRKVRRASLIQTFCTEFEQLYREYLRLGFEPIRARWEAYSVTLGKQLTVRTLNETIEGRAVGLDADGILIVEDAKGVQHKVYSADIEQGANQ is encoded by the coding sequence ATGAACATTAAACTGCAGATACTAAAAGCGTTCCGGGAGCATCCAGAGGAGTTCATCTCAGGTGAGCGGCTAAGTGAGCTTTGCAACTGTTCCCGAACGGCCGTTTGGAAACACATTGAAGAGTTGAGGCAGGAAGGCTACCAGTTTGAAGCGGTGCGGCGATCGGGCTATCGATTGTTGTCGGCACCGGATCGGATCGCTCCGGAGGAAATCACAGTCGGGCTTGAAACCGATGTGATCGGGCAGACGGTCTACACATACGATACGGTCGTCTCCACACAGCTATTGGCCCACGAGGCGGCGGGGCAAGGGGCAGGGGAAGGAACGCTTGTGATTGCCGAGCAGCAGACAGGCGGCAAAGGAAGACTAGGGCGCCCCTGGCACTCGCCCAAACATGCAGGTATCTGGATGAGTCTGATCGTAAAGCCCGACATATCCCTGCCGCGTGCTCCACAGATCACGCTGCTGACCGCAGTGGCGATGGCCAGAACAATCAAGATGGAGGCAGGCCTGGAAGCAGATATCAAGTGGCCCAATGACATTTTGATCCATGGCAAAAAGGTGTGCGGGATCCTGACCGAATTAAATGCGGAATCGGATCGGATCAACTATCTAATCATCGGAATCGGTGTAAATGTGAATACGCTGGTGGAAGAATACCCACCGGAGTTGAGGACGATTGCCACCTCTCTGAGGATAGAGGCCGGCCGCAAAGTGAGACGAGCCTCCTTGATTCAAACCTTTTGCACCGAGTTTGAACAGCTGTATCGGGAGTACCTCCGGCTGGGGTTTGAGCCGATTCGGGCGAGATGGGAAGCTTACTCTGTAACCCTTGGGAAGCAGCTGACCGTGCGCACGCTCAATGAGACGATCGAAGGCAGGGCCGTTGGGCTTGATGCGGATGGCATTTTGATTGTGGAAGATGCGAAGGGTGTCCAGCATAAAGTGTATTCTGCCGACATTGAACAGGGTGCAAACCAGTAG
- a CDS encoding tetratricopeptide repeat protein yields the protein MQIDEWFKQLHEQLATIEQNWPDAEDQEKRRMAEQLLRLRQLSDHIVDAWLALEERLSSVIKEVKAREQHGESTEPQAGLSLVKEALSAHPQEEKTVTTGKGTDQVSPAAEELQQVLSDEPEDDYPSYALLFRKGEGFYHLRLFHDAKHHFAQLLKQSPDWENGRLYYGYSLLFCQEREEAMREFRLLSRTASSPKVKAISDNAIGCMIAEEKHWLEAGQAFKAALETMPDHPEATFNLALCYLHGGEAQESLETIESYLEKDEDDWEAQVLWLRAYKLLIETDPASRRIPPSGLKIPSRQLDVKALQEMANMCEKTGQIRRAQLCYRYLLEHLPREGWVWHGLAWNSWLLAGAKVAIPMVKKAIALAPDNLDFVFSYGWMELFEGELSCAQKVFESNLRHDHQHTLSLSGLITVFTKQEEWSEARQLAHHLLQSDSSYERALGHYHLGRIGIACEEWGQAEKHFQIINRTTNDFWEVPLFLKLCADRLGHREWSSQRSLLPH from the coding sequence ATGCAGATCGACGAGTGGTTCAAGCAGCTCCATGAGCAGCTCGCAACAATTGAACAAAACTGGCCAGATGCTGAGGATCAGGAGAAGCGAAGAATGGCGGAGCAGCTGTTAAGGCTGCGGCAGTTGAGTGACCACATCGTCGACGCTTGGCTTGCTCTGGAAGAGAGACTATCCTCTGTTATCAAAGAGGTTAAAGCACGAGAGCAGCATGGAGAGAGTACGGAACCACAAGCAGGATTATCCTTGGTAAAGGAAGCGCTGTCTGCGCACCCGCAGGAAGAGAAGACGGTGACCACCGGAAAAGGTACGGATCAGGTTTCACCGGCAGCCGAAGAGCTTCAACAGGTTCTCTCGGATGAGCCAGAGGATGATTATCCTTCTTATGCCCTTCTGTTTCGCAAGGGAGAAGGGTTTTACCACCTACGCTTGTTTCATGATGCCAAGCATCATTTTGCACAACTGCTGAAACAGTCGCCTGACTGGGAAAATGGGCGGCTGTATTATGGATATAGTTTGCTGTTTTGTCAGGAGCGGGAAGAGGCGATGAGAGAGTTTCGCCTGTTAAGCAGGACGGCCAGTTCCCCCAAAGTAAAGGCGATCAGTGACAACGCGATTGGCTGCATGATTGCGGAGGAGAAGCACTGGCTGGAGGCAGGCCAGGCTTTCAAAGCGGCTTTGGAGACGATGCCGGACCATCCCGAAGCTACATTTAACCTGGCCCTTTGCTACCTGCATGGAGGAGAGGCACAGGAGTCCCTTGAAACCATTGAAAGCTATCTAGAAAAGGACGAAGACGACTGGGAAGCCCAGGTGCTCTGGCTCCGTGCCTATAAACTCTTGATCGAGACAGATCCTGCAAGCAGACGAATTCCGCCATCAGGACTAAAGATTCCCTCCCGCCAATTGGATGTCAAAGCCCTTCAGGAAATGGCGAACATGTGTGAAAAGACGGGACAAATCAGGCGTGCCCAGTTATGCTATCGCTACCTGCTGGAGCATCTGCCACGCGAAGGCTGGGTCTGGCACGGATTGGCCTGGAACAGTTGGCTGCTGGCTGGAGCAAAAGTGGCGATCCCGATGGTGAAAAAGGCGATCGCTCTCGCCCCAGACAATCTTGATTTTGTGTTCAGCTACGGTTGGATGGAGCTCTTTGAAGGGGAACTGAGCTGTGCGCAGAAGGTATTTGAATCCAACTTGCGGCATGATCATCAACACACCCTCTCCCTGTCCGGATTAATCACGGTCTTTACCAAGCAGGAGGAGTGGTCTGAGGCGAGGCAGTTGGCCCATCATCTGCTGCAATCAGACAGCAGCTATGAGCGTGCGCTGGGCCACTATCACTTGGGCCGGATCGGGATCGCTTGTGAAGAATGGGGGCAGGCAGAAAAGCACTTCCAGATAATTAACAGGACGACAAACGACTTTTGGGAGGTTCCGCTCTTCCTCAAGCTGTGTGCCGATAGGCTGGGACACCGTGAGTGGAGTTCGCAAAGATCACTCTTGCCTCATTAG
- the panD gene encoding aspartate 1-decarboxylase, producing the protein MFRTMMKAKIHRAEVTEANLNYVGSITIDREILDAVDILPNEKVQIVNNNNGARFETYVIEGEPGSGMICLNGAAARLVQPGDTVIIISYAMMTEDEARQHKPRIAIMGEKNKITQMLGEEIHATMA; encoded by the coding sequence ATGTTTCGGACGATGATGAAGGCGAAGATTCACCGGGCAGAAGTGACGGAAGCCAACTTGAACTACGTAGGCAGCATTACCATTGACCGCGAGATTCTCGATGCTGTTGATATCCTGCCCAATGAAAAGGTGCAGATCGTCAATAACAACAATGGGGCCCGTTTCGAGACATATGTGATCGAGGGAGAGCCAGGGAGTGGGATGATTTGCTTAAACGGGGCTGCAGCACGGTTGGTTCAGCCGGGAGATACGGTGATCATTATCTCGTATGCGATGATGACAGAGGACGAAGCTCGGCAACACAAGCCGCGGATCGCAATCATGGGAGAAAAAAATAAGATTACGCAAATGTTGGGCGAAGAGATTCACGCCACCATGGCGTAA
- the dinG gene encoding ATP-dependent DNA helicase DinG produces the protein MKRFIVIDFETTGNQPRQGDKIIQIGAVAIDDGIITDHFSTFVHPGGPIPPMITSLTGITDEMVADAPTLEEVLPQLLRLLDKRTFVAHNASFDLSFLQEALLSQGYYTFDGYVLDTVELARFLFPTQGSYRLVELADDFDIQHDHPHQADSDALATAQLFLRMLQFLHELPLVTIQRLQILVTSFRSDLGALLRSIEMEKLSENPLEQEPNEPASPEADGWDIYRQFALRSRSKLERQPQAIERSTFELDVFLERLLAEDGLIAQIQPGYERRQAQEAMIRGIYEAMNDGEHLLVEAGTGTGKTMGYLIPAILWSKWHDQQVVISTHTIHLQDQLFQKDLPVLQQALPFSFTASLLKGRGNYLCLRKMEQQLAETTEADTHELQLTKAQLVSWLTQTETGDVEELSLSPVGSMLWQQVKSDVHSCLHRHCPWFSRCYYFRARELAKEADLLIVNHALLINDLEAENRILPTYDVAILDEAHQLEEVASQHLGAQYTTARLYQLLDRLSTKEEHDLLNRLVEEVAQSTPMLATELHNHLHSLGQLSASSRDSLQQWSGRLYNWAARRSGEQTEAGRATVRYRQDTFVGKGERLLSDTRQLVQALVTQGQELERLLTLVKERAESTPFALKSLLTDAEGLVDDLRTAADTLYFLLLDGPPEYVFWMEIETRSPRKHVSLFAAPLDVSSVLARKLFAEKRSITLTSATLTVKNSFRYYIERHGLEESGRYRTLTLPSPFAYEQQGLILLPDDFPALGKDSEETYLDAVIQGCVDVVRAAKGRTLILFTSYTMLRCVYDAMKEALDGEGYDLLGHGIDSNNRSKLVRKFQRQQKSVLLGTSSFWEGVDIPGDVLSCVIIVRLPFQPPNQPLLEGRSEKAKEEKKNPFLSLSLPHAVIRFKQGLGRLIRHHTDRGVIVVFDSRIVESRYGKAFLASLPPYRVESGAWVKLRDRIASFLEGMQADELS, from the coding sequence TTGAAGCGGTTTATTGTAATAGATTTTGAGACGACAGGAAACCAACCCAGACAGGGTGACAAGATCATCCAGATAGGGGCGGTAGCGATCGACGACGGGATCATTACCGATCATTTTTCCACTTTTGTTCATCCCGGTGGACCGATTCCACCGATGATAACCTCTTTAACAGGCATTACCGATGAGATGGTGGCAGATGCTCCGACGTTGGAGGAGGTACTGCCGCAGTTGTTGCGTTTGCTCGATAAGCGCACCTTTGTCGCGCATAATGCGTCCTTCGACTTATCGTTTTTGCAAGAGGCCCTGCTCAGTCAGGGCTATTATACGTTTGATGGATACGTGCTGGACACGGTAGAATTGGCACGCTTTCTGTTTCCAACCCAAGGCAGTTATCGACTGGTAGAGTTAGCCGATGATTTTGATATTCAGCATGATCATCCCCATCAGGCAGACAGCGATGCGTTAGCGACCGCACAGCTGTTTCTGCGAATGCTTCAGTTCCTGCACGAACTGCCGCTGGTTACGATCCAACGGCTGCAGATTCTGGTCACCTCCTTCCGCTCCGATCTCGGCGCACTGCTGCGGTCGATCGAAATGGAAAAACTGTCCGAGAATCCACTTGAACAGGAACCAAACGAACCTGCCTCTCCTGAAGCGGATGGATGGGATATCTACCGTCAGTTTGCCCTGCGCTCACGGTCAAAGCTGGAACGGCAGCCGCAGGCAATTGAGCGGTCAACCTTTGAATTGGACGTCTTCTTGGAACGATTGCTCGCTGAGGATGGTCTGATCGCCCAGATACAGCCTGGTTATGAACGACGCCAAGCACAGGAGGCGATGATCCGGGGAATCTACGAAGCGATGAACGACGGGGAGCACCTGCTTGTCGAAGCGGGTACAGGAACAGGAAAAACAATGGGCTATCTCATACCCGCCATCCTCTGGTCCAAGTGGCACGATCAGCAGGTAGTGATCAGCACTCACACAATCCATCTGCAAGACCAATTGTTCCAAAAGGACCTGCCTGTGCTGCAACAGGCACTGCCATTTTCTTTTACCGCCTCCCTGTTAAAGGGGCGCGGCAATTATCTTTGTCTGCGAAAAATGGAGCAGCAGCTTGCCGAGACGACAGAGGCAGATACGCATGAACTACAGTTGACCAAGGCACAGTTGGTAAGTTGGCTGACCCAGACCGAGACGGGCGATGTGGAAGAACTAAGTCTTTCTCCTGTGGGCAGTATGCTTTGGCAACAGGTAAAGAGCGATGTCCATTCTTGTCTGCATCGCCATTGTCCCTGGTTTAGCCGCTGCTATTATTTCCGGGCCAGGGAACTAGCAAAGGAAGCAGATCTGCTGATTGTCAACCATGCCCTTTTGATCAACGATTTGGAGGCGGAAAACCGCATTCTTCCTACCTATGATGTGGCGATCCTGGATGAGGCTCATCAACTGGAAGAGGTGGCCAGTCAGCATCTGGGGGCACAATACACTACAGCACGCCTATATCAACTATTGGATCGGCTGTCAACAAAAGAGGAGCATGATCTGCTTAATCGATTGGTAGAGGAAGTCGCTCAGTCGACACCGATGCTGGCAACTGAGCTACATAATCATCTCCATTCGTTGGGCCAGCTTTCAGCCAGCAGCCGAGACAGTCTGCAGCAGTGGTCGGGTCGGCTGTACAACTGGGCAGCCCGCCGCAGCGGTGAACAAACGGAAGCAGGCCGGGCCACTGTTCGCTATCGTCAGGATACATTTGTCGGCAAGGGAGAACGTCTGCTTAGCGATACACGTCAACTGGTGCAAGCACTTGTCACGCAGGGACAGGAGCTGGAGCGCTTGCTGACATTAGTGAAAGAGCGTGCAGAGTCAACCCCGTTTGCGCTGAAGAGCTTGCTGACCGATGCGGAAGGTCTGGTGGACGATCTGCGGACTGCTGCTGATACGCTATACTTTTTGCTTTTGGATGGACCGCCAGAGTATGTTTTCTGGATGGAAATCGAAACGCGCTCCCCGCGCAAACATGTCTCTCTGTTTGCCGCGCCGCTAGACGTCTCATCCGTACTAGCTCGCAAACTGTTTGCCGAGAAGCGCAGCATTACACTTACATCCGCTACGTTGACGGTAAAAAACAGCTTTCGCTACTACATCGAACGGCATGGATTGGAGGAGAGCGGGCGCTACCGTACGTTGACGCTTCCCTCGCCTTTTGCCTACGAGCAGCAGGGACTGATCCTCTTGCCGGATGACTTCCCGGCACTGGGCAAAGATTCCGAGGAGACTTATCTCGACGCCGTGATCCAGGGCTGTGTCGATGTGGTGCGCGCTGCCAAAGGACGTACGCTGATCCTCTTTACCTCCTACACCATGCTGCGCTGCGTGTACGATGCGATGAAAGAGGCGCTGGACGGGGAAGGCTATGATTTGCTGGGGCATGGCATCGACAGCAACAACCGCAGCAAGCTGGTTCGCAAGTTTCAGCGTCAGCAAAAATCGGTGCTGCTTGGCACCAGCAGCTTCTGGGAAGGTGTCGACATCCCGGGCGATGTCTTAAGCTGTGTGATCATCGTCCGTCTGCCCTTTCAACCGCCCAATCAACCACTGCTGGAGGGGCGCTCTGAAAAGGCGAAAGAAGAGAAGAAAAATCCGTTTCTCTCCTTGTCGCTGCCTCATGCTGTGATCCGCTTTAAACAAGGCTTGGGGCGCCTAATCCGACATCACACGGACAGAGGGGTGATCGTCGTGTTTGACTCCCGAATTGTTGAGTCGCGTTATGGAAAAGCATTTCTCGCCTCGCTCCCCCCGTATCGTGTCGAAAGCGGGGCCTGGGTCAAACTGCGTGACCGCATTGCTTCGTTTCTGGAGGGTATGCAAGCCGATGAACTTTCATAA
- the panC gene encoding pantoate--beta-alanine ligase: MNQVETIVDLRSFVRQARRAGKRIGFVPTMGYLHDGHLKLVEAARQQCDFVVMSIFVNPLQFGPNEDFNRYPRDIERDRKHAEAVGVDLLFTPSVEEMYPHEVLTTVSVAHVSQPLCGRTRPGHFDGVATVVSKLFQIVQPDAAFFGQKDAQQLAVIQQLVKDLSIPVDIVPCPTVREPDGLAMSSRNVYLTEEERSQATVLYRSLQQAEQLLAAGERQAAVIQDQLTRTIAAESLAQIEYVEVMHYPHLKEATELVVGDQILIALAVRFGRTRLIDNLITTVK, from the coding sequence ATGAATCAAGTGGAGACCATAGTAGATCTGCGTTCGTTTGTCAGGCAAGCTCGTCGTGCGGGCAAGCGCATCGGATTTGTGCCGACGATGGGATATTTGCACGACGGTCATCTCAAGCTGGTGGAAGCCGCTCGGCAGCAGTGTGATTTCGTCGTGATGAGTATCTTTGTCAATCCGCTGCAATTTGGACCGAATGAAGATTTCAACCGTTATCCACGCGATATCGAGCGGGATCGGAAACACGCCGAAGCAGTTGGAGTTGATCTGCTTTTTACGCCATCTGTCGAGGAAATGTACCCGCATGAGGTTTTGACAACTGTATCGGTTGCCCACGTGTCGCAGCCACTCTGCGGTCGTACCCGTCCCGGTCACTTTGACGGGGTGGCTACCGTGGTGAGCAAACTGTTTCAAATCGTACAGCCGGATGCCGCTTTCTTCGGTCAAAAAGATGCGCAGCAGTTAGCGGTGATTCAACAGTTGGTGAAGGATTTATCGATTCCAGTGGATATTGTGCCATGCCCGACGGTTCGGGAACCAGACGGATTGGCGATGAGTTCACGCAATGTTTACTTAACGGAGGAAGAACGGTCACAAGCAACTGTACTCTATCGCAGTTTGCAGCAGGCAGAACAACTGCTCGCAGCAGGAGAGCGGCAGGCAGCGGTGATTCAGGATCAGCTGACACGGACGATTGCCGCCGAATCGTTGGCGCAGATTGAGTACGTCGAGGTGATGCACTATCCGCACCTGAAGGAGGCCACAGAGTTAGTTGTGGGGGATCAGATCCTGATTGCACTTGCCGTCCGTTTTGGCCGTACCAGATTGATTGACAACCTGATTACAACGGTGAAATAA
- a CDS encoding CCA tRNA nucleotidyltransferase: MLKQQAIPVLERLEQNGFEAYFVGGCVRDWLLGRSVHDIDICTNALPDDVMRLFPEHVPTGLKHGTVSVKQGPYLFEVTTYRLEAEYEAYRRPLQVQFVSDLATDLSRRDFTINAMAMDRHDRLVDPYAGHNDLNERLIRAVGDAVSRFQEDALRPLRGARFAAQLGFAIESATLRAMEQTAPLLSHIAAERIREELTKLLDSDHPQIGCEILVSTGLLQSYPLLAEVFQRSRQEIWRAARLGSYLHKWSFLCFAADFQLEQVCELTSILRMSKREQNGISRYAELLFSLSPQWDRPKPINWGPLLLSDGWEVCIGLDMLLQAIWWNNRDRSVSQSLIDTHAALPVTSLKELAVSGKDLQQAFARKPGDWIGRILSYLLEQTALHGLPNRREELLQAAKKELEKHEH; encoded by the coding sequence GTGCTCAAACAGCAGGCCATACCAGTCCTGGAACGCCTTGAACAAAATGGCTTTGAAGCCTACTTTGTCGGTGGCTGTGTACGAGACTGGCTATTGGGAAGGTCGGTTCACGACATCGACATCTGCACCAATGCCCTTCCAGATGACGTGATGAGATTGTTTCCCGAACACGTACCAACCGGGCTGAAGCATGGAACTGTCTCCGTGAAGCAGGGACCCTATCTGTTTGAGGTAACCACTTACCGTTTGGAGGCAGAATACGAGGCGTACCGCCGTCCTTTGCAGGTACAGTTTGTATCTGATCTCGCCACAGATTTGTCGAGACGCGATTTTACAATCAACGCGATGGCAATGGATCGCCATGACCGTCTGGTTGATCCGTACGCCGGGCATAATGACTTAAACGAACGCCTCATCCGAGCCGTTGGAGATGCCGTGTCCCGGTTTCAGGAAGATGCCCTGCGGCCGCTTAGAGGTGCCCGATTTGCTGCACAGTTGGGTTTTGCCATTGAATCGGCTACCTTGCGTGCGATGGAACAGACGGCACCGCTGCTGAGCCACATCGCAGCAGAGAGAATCCGTGAGGAACTGACCAAACTTCTCGACAGCGACCATCCGCAGATCGGCTGTGAAATCCTTGTCTCGACTGGCCTGCTGCAGTCGTACCCGCTATTGGCAGAAGTGTTTCAACGATCCAGGCAAGAGATCTGGCGGGCAGCGCGTCTCGGTTCCTATCTGCACAAATGGAGCTTCCTCTGTTTTGCCGCTGACTTTCAACTGGAGCAGGTCTGTGAGCTTACATCGATTTTGCGTATGTCCAAACGGGAGCAAAATGGGATAAGCCGCTATGCTGAGCTGCTTTTTTCCCTGTCTCCGCAATGGGATCGGCCTAAGCCGATCAATTGGGGACCGCTGCTGTTGAGCGATGGGTGGGAGGTCTGTATCGGATTAGATATGCTGCTGCAGGCGATCTGGTGGAACAACCGTGATCGGAGCGTCTCGCAGTCGTTGATTGACACACATGCCGCTCTCCCGGTTACCTCACTGAAAGAGCTGGCCGTGTCAGGGAAAGATTTGCAGCAGGCCTTTGCACGCAAGCCTGGTGACTGGATCGGCCGAATTCTGAGCTATCTACTAGAGCAGACGGCCTTGCACGGACTACCTAATAGGCGCGAGGAGCTGCTGCAGGCTGCGAAGAAGGAGTTAGAAAAACATGAACATTAA
- the bshA gene encoding N-acetyl-alpha-D-glucosaminyl L-malate synthase BshA: MKIGITCYPSLGGSGVVATELGKLLAERGHHVHFITSSMPFRLGSFHPNLFYHEVEVNHYDVFKYPPYDLTLANRMAQVARDEELDILHVHYAVPHALCAYLAKQMVGNSLQVVTTLHGTDITVLGYDSSLSEMIRFGIEQSDMVTAVSHDLIQETKKLLQVEKPIELVYNFVDKRRYYRREVEEMRKRFTPNGEKMLMHISNFRPVKRVHDVVDVFAGVREQIPAKLLLIGEGPELANIRRTVCDRQLQEDVFFLGKQDDVAEVISMADVMLLPSEKESFGLVALEAMACGVPVIATRTGGLPEVVADAECGFLAKVGDVPHMVRRTLDLLTDHDLYQRFSRAAVERSNHTFCHETIASQYESLYRRLLDHRQTR; the protein is encoded by the coding sequence ATGAAGATCGGCATCACCTGTTATCCATCGTTGGGAGGATCGGGAGTCGTGGCTACGGAGTTGGGTAAGCTGTTGGCCGAACGAGGGCATCACGTTCACTTCATCACCTCCAGTATGCCGTTTCGCCTGGGTAGTTTTCATCCCAATCTGTTTTATCATGAAGTAGAAGTAAATCACTATGACGTATTCAAGTACCCTCCCTATGATCTGACGCTTGCAAATCGGATGGCTCAGGTGGCTCGCGACGAAGAACTGGATATATTGCATGTTCATTATGCTGTCCCGCACGCCCTCTGCGCTTATTTGGCCAAGCAGATGGTCGGCAACTCTCTGCAGGTTGTGACCACACTGCATGGAACCGATATTACGGTTCTCGGTTACGATTCCAGTCTAAGCGAGATGATCCGCTTTGGAATCGAGCAGAGCGACATGGTGACCGCCGTCTCCCATGATCTGATCCAGGAGACAAAGAAACTGCTGCAAGTGGAGAAACCGATCGAGCTAGTCTACAATTTTGTTGATAAGCGGCGTTACTATCGCCGTGAGGTAGAAGAGATGAGAAAACGATTTACTCCCAACGGCGAGAAGATGCTGATGCATATCTCCAACTTCCGTCCGGTCAAACGGGTACACGATGTGGTCGATGTGTTTGCAGGGGTTCGCGAACAAATCCCGGCCAAGCTGCTGCTGATCGGGGAAGGGCCGGAGCTGGCCAACATCCGGCGGACGGTGTGCGATCGTCAGCTTCAGGAGGACGTGTTCTTTCTCGGCAAGCAAGACGATGTGGCAGAAGTGATTTCGATGGCTGACGTGATGCTGCTCCCCTCCGAGAAAGAAAGCTTTGGACTTGTCGCTCTGGAAGCGATGGCCTGTGGTGTACCGGTGATTGCCACGCGAACCGGCGGTTTGCCGGAAGTGGTGGCTGATGCCGAATGCGGCTTCTTGGCCAAGGTAGGCGATGTGCCGCACATGGTACGGCGAACACTAGATCTGCTGACCGACCATGACCTATATCAGCGTTTTTCCCGAGCGGCAGTCGAACGGTCCAATCATACATTCTGCCATGAAACGATCGCCAGTCAGTACGAGAGTCTGTACCGTCGGCTGCTAGATCACCGTCAGACACGGTAG